In Zunongwangia sp. HGR-M22, the sequence TTCTGAATTACCAGAGTAACCAAGATCATTACCTTCCAAAGACCAAGATCCAGAGGCATTATTACCAGCTCCAGAAGATAAATCATCTATTCTTGCTTTTAGAAAATCAAAATCATTTTGAGATTGAATTTTATCCCATTTTTCACCATCCCAAAAATAAAAACGTTCTTCTAAATCTCTATTTTTAATATCGTTATAAACTAATAGCCCAAGTACAGGATTAGGAACAGTAATTCTATCGGTCAAAGAAGTCAATTCTACTCTGGGGATTAATACTCCGGCATGTTTACTTCTAATATCCACTATAGAAGAAGGATCGGGTTTGGTTGTATTTATACCTATTTGTGCTGAAGCAAAACCTGACATTAAAAGACAGATTATTATAAAAATTTTATTGGTTTTCATATTGTAGGGTTTTTAGCCAGACAAATTTATTTTGAAAACCTTGGCTTAATGCCTTTTATTCGACAAGCTGCAAATCTGTATCGTTCAATTCATTTAAAATGAAATCGAATGGTTTTAAGAAATTCTCATATTATGCAAAATTCAGATATTTAATGTGGTCATTCATAGCTTTACTCATTTATAATTAATGAAGAAATTAGTCGTAACTCATATTTATATTCTTTTTATAATATCAAGATATGTCTCATTGTTTACTAGATTATTTCTTCAAAATAGGCGGTCTTATTCCAAAAAAATCTTTTCTTATTTTTAAAATCTGTCAGCAGATTAATTACGTTTTTAAATTATTAGATTTTACAATACGTTGAAAGATTTCAATATTTGTAATAAAAGAAATACGTTCTCCTAGCCTCAGAAAATTGTATTCTATACTAGAATGAAAACAAAGATAATAATAAGAAGAAGTCTAAGAATATTAGTTACGCTCGTTTTAGTACTTAATTTAGCAATAGGCATTTTACTGAATTTTATAGTTACGCCGAAAAAAACTCCAAAAGCATTGGCTATTGCCAACGAATTTTTAGTAAGTGAAGTAGATTGTAAACGTATTGAACTTACTTTTTTTCAAGCTTTCCTAATCTCGGATTAAAATTTCAGAAAGGCGCCTTATTGCCAAATCCTCGCTATCCCGAACAAGATACCTTAGTGAAATTTAAAGAAGCAAAACTTTCCTTTAATCTCTATAAATTCTTAAAACATAACGAAGTTAATATTAAGAATATTCAACTTGATGCGCCTCAAATTTACTTTCAGTTAGATTCTTTAGGCGATTCTAATTGGAACATTTTAAAACATGAATTCGCAGAAGAAGAAGCTCAAGACACTACCGAGCAACTAGAGATTAGGGCGTTTGCTATTGAAAAATTAGAAATTAATCACGCCCAAGCACGCTATAAAGATGGCGTTTCTCAGCTAAATTAAGCCGTTAACGATTTTAATATGCTTTTAAATCTTGCTAAAGACGACAAGGGTTTAAAACTTAAATTTAAAAATCTGAATAAAGAAATTGCCGTTTATCGCGTTCCGGAGAAAAAGTTTAAAATTGAAAAAACCAGAATGGATGCCGAGCTGTATTTTTCATTTTCAGACACCTTATTGAGCCTTCAAAAAAGTAATTTTATAGTGAACAATATTGATTTTCAGAATAAAGGTGAAATTCAATTCTATCCTAATCAAAAGCGCACTTTTATCAATATTGATAGTGAACTCCAAACGAAATACTTGAAGAATATTATCGATTTAATTCCACATACCATTTTAGAGAAAAGAGAAGTCTCTACACAGGGAGATTTACAACTTCAATTGCATACGGAAGGTTTTTATGCTAAAAATGAATATGCTAAACTTAGTGCTAATTTACAACTAGAAAATGCCGCTTCGACATACACAGATTTCCAGGAAAAATTAGTGATTTGACCGCGCATATCACTTCAGAAATAGATGCTCAAAACCCTGAAAACTCTTTCGCCACTATCCAGAATTTAAAAGTATTGGGTACCGGAATTAATTTGCAAAGTTCCGGTAATATTCAGCAAATATTACTAGATCCGCGAGTTCAAGTACAGGTGAACGCAAATCTTAACCTTACGCAACTTTACCAAGCTTTTCCTTTTGATGAGATCATAAAAGCTGCTGGAACTATTTATACAAAAATAAACACTCATTTTTTAGCCTCTCAACTTCAAAATAGCGAGTTTAAAGATTTAGAAATTGAAGGTGAAGTTCACCTGAAAGACTTAGCCATTGCCTCGATAAAAGACAGCCTGTCGATTAATTCAAAACGTTTAGATCTTCACTTCTTTAAAGATAAAGAAGAATACAACACTTTAGCCTCTAAAATTGATCTTATCAAATCTAATGTTGAATTTAAAAATCAATTGAAAGCTTCCGCAGAAAAATTAGCAGGAAAAGTTTGGATAGCAAAAACCGGAAAACAAAAAGCGCATATAAACAGTAAAATTGAACTTCAAAAATTAAAATTCGACGCACAAGATTCGATTTGGGGTTTTGTTGAAAATGCACAAATTGATGCCGAATTACAGACCAAAGAAAAAGATCGCCCAGCTTCTATCAATTCTCAATTTAGCATTGATAGCGTTGCGGTAGGACTCCATAAATCGTATATAGCCATTGCCAAAGGAAACTATGAGCTAGAGCTTACCAAAAAAGCACCTAAAAAATGGCTCCCTAAAGGTTCGGTACGTTTTAAAAATTTAATGGCTTACAATCCTAAATTAATACATCGTTTGGAAATGCCAACTTCTACCATTGCTTTTGAAAATGACAACCTTAGGTTAGATAAAACTAAATTGACCTTTGGAGATTCTGATGTTGAACTCACCGGAAATCTTGATCACGCCATAGGATTTAAAAACGGAGAACAAGTTACTGCTAATTTATCGGTTAATTCTACTAAGATTAATGCCAACCAATTAATGCAAGTTTTTGCAGGCATCGAAGACCAAGTTGCCAATACAAAAGATACGAATGCAACCACAACCGATACAAGTGATAGCTTAGCCCAAGAAAAACACGCATTTAAAGTACCGGAAAATTCAGCTTTTCAGCTGAACACCAATATTAAAAAATTGGAATTTGGGAAGATGGAATTGAACAAAATTTACGGAAAAGCAAAGGTTGAAAATGGCAATCTTAAGCTCAATCATTTACACTTTACTACGCTTGCTGCCAATTTAGATGCCAGCTTAACCTATACGGCAAAAGAGAAACAGAAACCTTCGCTCGATTTTGAGTTTTATATGACCGATATTGAAATGGGAAAACTAGATGAAGTAATTCCTGCATTAGATTCTTTACTACCTGCTGCCAAGGCTTTTGAAGGAAAAGCTGATTTTAGAATTAAAGGTAAAGTGAACCTTACTAACCAATTAGATTTTGAAACCTCAAGTTTACGCGGTATTGCTGCACTAAAAGCCAAAGATATTATGGTTCTTGATGGGCCGACGTTTAGAGAACTCGCCAAAACGTTTATGTTTAAAAGCAAAGCGAAAAACCCGGTTAAAAATTTAGAAGTCGAAATGGAATTTGAAGAAGATGATGTACACATCCTTCCGGCTTTACTTGAAATTGATCGCTATCGCTTAGCTATTGGCGGCGTACAACATTTAGATATGACCTATGATTATCACATTTCGGTACTAAAATCTCCCGTACCTTTTAAAACCGGCGTTGACGTTAGCGGCAAAGATTTCGACGATTATGATATCTCGATCACCCGCGCCAAATACAAATATTATTTTACGGATAAAGAACGGTTACTTAAAAAAGCTGATTCTAGTGTCTTTAGAAAGAAAGCACGAATTTTAGAAGAATTGAAATTTGAGTAATATTTATAATTGAAGGCGCATCACAGCATTCACTTTTTCCACTTATGCATTTATTTAGAATTCAGAAAAATATATCTTGAGACAAGTGCTTGAATAGAAAAAGAGTCGAAGAAAATTAAAAAAGAGGCTTAGTAGATTACGCAAAGAATTCTATACCGAAAAACAATAAACTAGATCAATATAGCAATTTATTGGAAAAAGAAAGATCTAAATTTAATTTAAAATATCAAAACAAAAAACCACGCAATTCCTAGGATTTGCGTGGTTTTGTAATCATTTATCTTCTTCAAAAGTGACCCCGGCAGGATTCAAACCTGCAACCCTCAGAGCCGAAATCTGATGCGCTATTCAGTTGCGCCACGGGGCCTTTTTTCCGACTAAAGTCAGAAAATATTATTAGTTGCTAAGCTTTTGCTTAACTACAATAGAAATCGTTTTTCCGTCAGCTTTACCAGCAAGTTGTTGAGAAGCTATTCCCATAACTTTTCCCATATCTTTCATTCCATCAGCTCCGGTTTCAGCTATAATTGCTTCTACTTTAGCTTCAATTTCAGCTTCACTTAACTGTTCTGGTAGAAATTGAGCAATTACTTCAATCTGCTTCTCTTCCGGTTCAGCTAAATCTTCTCTATTTTGCTCTCTGTAAACCTGCGCGCTATCTTTACGCTGCTTTACTAACTTCTGAACAATTTTCACTTCTTGCTCTTCAGTTAATTCCTGCTGACTATTTTCAGTTTTTGCTAAAAGTATTGCTCCTTTAACTGCTCTTAAAGCTTCTAAAGCTGCTGAATCTTTTGCTTTCATCGCAGCCTTCATCTGTGTCATTACGTCTTTTTCTAAGCTCATCGTAATAAATTTGAAGTGCGAAGATAAAATTTTAAAATCAAAAAAACCACATTAAATTCAGCCAAAAATCGCTAATTTCAGCTTATATCAAAACATAATAAAGTAATGAGAATCCTCTATTTTGGCTTAGTTATCCTTATAAGCCTGCAAGTTTCTGCGCAACAACATTTTACCGAAAGTATTTACAGATCAAAAGATCGAAAAACACATGTTTATGCTGAAAAAGATAATGAAGAACTATATCTCGATGTTTACGAACCTGAAAATACTTTTAAAAACCGACCCGTATTTATTTTTATGCATGGTGGCGGTTTTGGCTATGGAAGTCCGCGTAATGATGACGAGGTAAAATTGGCCAAAATCGCTGCCAGTTATGGGTATGTTGCCGTGCAAATTTCTTATCGGCTAACACGAAAAGACCAATCTTTTGGTTGTGATTTTGATGCTAAGGGAAAAATCGAGACTTTTCAGCTGGCTGCTGAAGATTTTTTGGATGCCGTGAACTTTATGATTGATAAAAAAGACCAGTTTAATATCGATCCTAATAAAATTATTATTGGTGGAAGTAGCGCCGGGGCTGAAGCTGTTTTAAGTGCTGCTTTTAACCGTGATTTGCTTTTAAAAAATGCTTCAGAATACAAGAATCTTAAATTTAAGGGTATTTTATCTTTAGCGGGCGCGATTGTCGATAAGCGTTATATCGATAAAGAAAATGCTGTACCCGCAATATTTTTCCACGGAACTGCTGATAATTTAGTTCCTTACGCTACCGCACCTCATCATTTTTGCAAAAAAAATGAACCTGGCTATCTAATTTTAGATGGCTCCAGAAGTTTATCTGATAAATTGAAGAAATTAAATACATCTTACATGCTAAATACCTTCCCTGAAGCAGGACATGAGATATCAAGAATCCCTTTTGATCATTTACAAATGGTTTTTCAATATTTCGATGATGTATTTTTAAATTCTGAAAATCAACAGATGGAGAATACTTTTTAGACCGAAAAATCTTAAAATTAAAAAACCGATGCTTTTAGCATCGGTTTTTTTTGGAATTATAATCAATTAGTTAAGCTTCAAATTATTCTGTAAGCATAAAGCTATTTTCAAATTCAGCATCAGAGCTTCCTGCGATAAAGAAATCAAATTCGCCTGGCTCGGCTACGTGTTCTAAACTGCTGTTATAAAATTTTAAATCTTCAGCACTCATGTCAAAAGTAACCGTCTTAGATTCACCCTTTTTCAGCATAATTTTTTCAAAACCTATAAGCTGCTTCATTGGCGGTGTGATGCTTCTCACTTTATCATGAATGTAAAGCTGAACCACTTCCTCACCATCATGATCTCCAGTATTAGTTATTGTAGCGCTTAGCGTGATATTTCCGTCCATTTTTAATTCATCAGCGCTTGCTTTTACATCGCTATATTCAAAATTGGTATAACTTAAACCGTATCCAAAAGGATAAAGAGGTGAGTTATCTACATCTAAAAATTCAGATTTAAATTTCTCAAAACCTTCTGCTTCCCCAGGTCTTCCTGTTCTTTTCATAGAATAATAAACCGGCACCTGCCCAACATTTCTTGGCCAAGATGCAGTAATTTTTCCTGAAGGATTGTAATCTCCAAAAATAACATCGGCGATTGCGTTACCTGCTTCTACACCTGGATGCCAAACCTGAAGAATATCTAAATTCATTTCAGACTCTTCTGAAATATTTAAAGGACGACCACTCATTAAAACTAGTGCCATTGGCTTTTCTAATTTAGCCAATTCACGAATCATTTTTTTCTGACTTTCAGGAATTAATAAGTTAGTTCTACTTGCAGCTTCTCCGCTCATTTCACTTGCTTCACCAACAACAGCCACAATAACATCAGATTTTTTAGCTACTTTTAATGCTTCTTCTAACATTTTTTCAGGAGAAGTTTCACTAATTTCAGCACGAGGACCAAAAACATTTATATTTTCAGCAAATTGCTTATCATCGGTAATATTTGCTCCCTGAGCGTAACTAATCTTTGCCTTTGGAGCAACATTTTTCATTCCTTCTAAAACCGGAATAGAAAGTTGCGGATCACCAGTTGGCGCCCAAGTTCCTAACATATTATTTTTGTTGTTAGCTAAAGGCCCGATAAGTGCAATCTTAGCTTTTTTATTAAGCGGAAAAACTCCGGCATCTTTTTTCAGTAATACAAAAGAATGTGCTGCTACTTTTCTTGAAAAAGCTCTATTTTCTTCAGAAAGAATATCCTTTTTAGGTCGGCTTTCGTCTAGGTATTTATAAGGATCTTCAAAAAGACCAAGCTTATATTTAGCTTCTAAGATTCTACGTGCTGCTGTGGTAATTTCTTCTTCGGTTACTTTTCCTTCATCTAAAGATTTTTTCAAAGTATTTAAAAAACCTTCACCTACCATATCCATATCTAAACCGGCTTTTAAAGCTAATGCTGAAACTGCCTGAAGATCTCCCATTCCGTGAGCGATCATTTCATTTAGAGAAGTATAATCTGAAGTTACAAAACCATCAAATCCCCATTGGTCACGAAGCAGATCTGTCAACAACCATTTATTCCCGGTTGCAGGAACACCATCTACATCGTTAAAAGAACTCATCACACTTCCTGCACCGGCATCGATCGCCGCTTTATAAGGAGGTAAATATTCATTGAACATCTTTACTCTACTCATATCGGTCGTATTGTAATCACGACCAGCTTCTGAAGCTCCGTACAACGCAAAATGCTTAACGGTAGCAATCATTGTATTTTCTTTAGTAAGATCGTCACCCTGATAACCTTCTACCATTGCTTTTGCAATTTGAGAACCTAAATAAGGATCTTCTCCTGCACCTTCAGCAATTCTTCCCCATCTTGGATCGCGAGCGATGTCTACCATTGGAGAGAAATTCCAGTTAATCCCATCTGCTGTAGCTTCTTGAGCGGCAATTTCTGCAGTTCTTTTGATCATCTCTAAATCCCAGCTAGCTGCAGTTCCTAACGGAATTGGAAAGGTTGTTTTATAACCATGAATCACATCTGACCCAATTAGCAACGGAATTCCCAATCGGGTATCATTTACTGCATAATCCTGTGCAATTCTAATTTTATCGGGACCGGCCACTCCAAAAAGTCCGCCTACTTCCCCGTCTTTAATTTTTTGCTGAACGTTATCACTTACTACAGCACCGGTAGCAACACCGCCACCTGGATTTAATAAGTTAAGCTGACCTATCTTTTCTTCGATGGTCATTTCGGCTAAAATCTCATCAACTTTAGCATTCATTTTCGAATCACTTGTAATTTGTGCAGTAGCGCTTTTTGTTGGGGCAAAAAAGCATCCGGTAATTAGTGATAATGTGATTAAACTTTTCTTTATCATGTAAATTTATTTAGGGTTGTACTAAGTATTATTAGATAGATTTGCCACGCATTATTTAAAATTATAGGCATTGTCTATTTTTTTCTAAAATCTTTTTAAATGCTTTCCAGATTCCTAATATTGCTAATAGAATATACTTTTTTATTTCTTTTTCTCCTGACTTAACAACCAGTCATATAATTCTGGATTATTATAGGTTTCTGTCCAGCTGTTGTGATTTGCAAAAGGATAAATAGTATATTTTACATCTGCATTACCGGCTTGTTTTAAAGCCATCACCATATTGTTACTGTTTTGCGGTAAAACTACATCGTCCATCGCTCCATGAAAAACCCAGATTGGCATTGTTTTAAGATGTTGTGCATTTCTATAAATTGGTCTGTAAATTGCACCACAAACCGGAGCCATTGCAGCAAATAATTCAGGATATTTTCCACCGGTAGCCCACACACCATAACCGCCCATACTTAGACCGGTTAAGTACACTCTACTAGGATCAATATGTTCTTCTTTAATAATTTTCTTTATTAGACCTGCAACTTCATCGGGTTGCCAATACGTACCTTCCGGGCACTGCGGGGCAAGTATTACAGCATCAATTTCATTGCCATCTTTTAAATATTGAAATGGTCCATCTACTTTTACTTTCTGAAGATCTGTGCCACGCTCCCCGGCACCGTGTAGAAATACAATTAAAGGATAATCTTTTTTAGAATTCTTATAGCCTTCAGGTTTGTAAAGTAAATAGCCCATATCTACAGGGATTTCTACTTTCTCTTTAAATTGATTTTCTGAAATACCGTCGGTTTGTGCTTCCGCAGAAATTCCGAAGAAAATAAACAGTCCTAATATTACGATTTTCGATATTTTCATATTTACTTTTTGTGAGTTTATCTTAACTGAACTCTGATTCCCTTATCTTTTAAAATCGAGTCTTTCAAGCCCATTTTTAACTTCAGGAGCACTCATAAATAGATCCCAAATGAGTCCGCTTCTATAATTTTCAATCATAACCATCATAGGTCCCTGATCGATCGCTAAGTATCTTTCAGCCACCCAATCACCGCCATCTAAACTGAAGGCATCGTAAAAACCGGCAGGTCCCCAAAGTAAATCATGCTGATCTTCGTAAAAATATCTTATTGCTTTTAAAGACTTTTCGGGAGTATAAGGGATAGAACTTACTGCTGCAGTTGGCGCTACTACACCTTTATCATCATCTGGAGAATGTGCTGTATACCCTACACTTCCGTCTTCATTCTTAGTATAACTTGCAGTTAAGCCCCAGCTATTCTCGCTATATGTTTTGAAGTTATTAGGATTTTCCTGAGCATATTCATAATTAATATTGCTGTGATTTACATTTAAATCCCAATAATTTGCATAACGATCGCTCAACCCTTTTGGATTTAAACCTAAGTAAGAATAGTGCGCCCAAAAAAGTGGTCCCGCTTTATCGCCATTAGTATTAAATTTTAATATTAGCGGAATTCCGTAAGCTTTTTTATCTGTTGTGATATTTCCGCTTCTTGCCCATCCGTCATGGTAAACTTCGGGTTTTATGGCATGTTCTGGAGAACTTGCTGCCATGATATAAGTGATTAGACATTCATTATAACCTTCAATCATAAAGTTTTTCTGAAACTCATAATTTGGTGACCAATGCCAAAAAATGCCGTTTTTATTATTGGTGTACCAATCCCATTCAATATTCTTCCATAATTTATCGAATTTCGCTGCTACAGCTTTTTCCTCTTCATTGCCATCTTGCAAATATTGGCGCACTACCAGAAATCCCTGAGCTAAAAATGAGGTTTCTACAATATCACCACCGTTGTCTTTAGTGTCGTTGCCAAATTCCTGAGTTCCGGCAGTTCTTCCATTGATCCAGTGAGGAAAAGCACCGTGATATTTTGGTGTTTCTTCTAGGAAAGTTGCGATTTTATCAAAACGCTTAACGGCTTCTGCTCGAGGAATAAAACCACGTTCTACACCAGCAACAATTGCCATTAATCCAAATCCAGATCCTCCTGTTGTGACAATATCAGGATCATTTTCTCCATAATCTCCGTTTGGATGGTATCGTTCTCTGGCCATTCCGCTATTAGATTCAGCGAAATCCCAGAAATATTTTAAGGTTTGCTTCTGGACGGTGTCCATTAAAGCTTCTTCACTCAGTTTGGTTGAATCCTGAGCAGTTTCTTTTTTGTCTTCTGATTTTTCTTTTGAAGCGTCATTGCATGCGGTAAATGCGAAGCCCAAAAAAAGAAGATATATAATGTGTTTATTTAGATTCATCGGTTAAGCTTAAAATAAAAAAGGTGTTTCAGAAATCTCCCGAAACACCTTTTAAAATAGATTTATTAGTATCCAGGGTTTTGTTTTAGTAGACCTCCTGAAAGGCTTATCTGATCTTGAGGAATAGGGAAAACTTCATTTTTGCCAGCCTGGAAACCAAGCGGTCCAAAAACCTGTTGTCCTCTTCCTTGTCGAATTACATCAAAATATCGATCGAATTCCATACCAAATTCTAATCTTCTTTCTTTCCAAATAGTTTGTCTAAGTTCAGATTGAGAGGTGGTAGTAATTGCTGGTAACTCTACACGAGATCTTACTTCATTAAGACTGGCCAGGGCTGCACTTGAATTTCCTAACTCATTATTAGCTTCAGCATTCATAAGCAATACATCTGCATAACGAAGCAATATTAGATTTTTATCCAAGGCATTAGCTGCAAGTGGCCCAAAATACATCTTCTCACTATAGTAAGGATTAGGCGCATCTTCACTTACCACTGCAGAGATATTTGGATCACTGTCGTAAAGATCATTATCGTACATTTCTTCTCCACGGAAAATAATGGTTGCATCCTTACGAATATCATCTCCAGCAGCGTTATAAGCATCTACGAGACTTTGTGAAGGTACATCAAATCCCCATCCCCACTGGCCACGTACGCCGTGGTGTTCTGCAAGGTTATTAATTCCTAAATTTTCTGAAGAGCTTCCCTGAACTTCAAATATTGATTCAACAGTATTTTCATTCTGGATTCTCCATAGCTCTTCGTAATTAGGATGTAAAGCATACTGTCCTGAAGCAATCACTTCATTAGTAAGTTCCAAAACTTCTTCCCAGTTCCCTTGATACATTTGCACTTTGGCAAGTAAAGTTTTAGCTGTTCCTCTAGTAACTCTACCTGTTTGCGCAGGCGTTTGTGGTAAGTTTTCTGAAGCTTCAGTTAAATCTTCTACGATAAAATTGTAAACATCTTCGCTACTGTCTCTTACAAGTAGCGCTTCCTGATCACTAGGATCTGTTTCTTCAGTAATAATTGGCACTCCCCCAAAAACTTTCACCAACGTAAAATAATGGTATGCTCTAAAGAATTTGAATTCTGCCTGATATTCTGCTATAGTTGCTTCAGCCAGATTATTTGAAGGTTCATTTACAATATCAATCCCGGTATTTGCAGTAGCAACACCACGATAATTTGCTCCCCATATTCCAGCTACAGAAACATCTGTAGGCTCGTGAGTAAAATTATCCAATTTAGCTTTATCTGCTCCTGTATCTCCTGGCGAACTTCCTTTATCTGCATCGTCTGATGCTATACTGAAGATACCAGAGAAAGAAAAAGAATGCTGACTATAATCTAACAAGTGAGAATAA encodes:
- a CDS encoding AsmA-like C-terminal region-containing protein translates to MTAHITSEIDAQNPENSFATIQNLKVLGTGINLQSSGNIQQILLDPRVQVQVNANLNLTQLYQAFPFDEIIKAAGTIYTKINTHFLASQLQNSEFKDLEIEGEVHLKDLAIASIKDSLSINSKRLDLHFFKDKEEYNTLASKIDLIKSNVEFKNQLKASAEKLAGKVWIAKTGKQKAHINSKIELQKLKFDAQDSIWGFVENAQIDAELQTKEKDRPASINSQFSIDSVAVGLHKSYIAIAKGNYELELTKKAPKKWLPKGSVRFKNLMAYNPKLIHRLEMPTSTIAFENDNLRLDKTKLTFGDSDVELTGNLDHAIGFKNGEQVTANLSVNSTKINANQLMQVFAGIEDQVANTKDTNATTTDTSDSLAQEKHAFKVPENSAFQLNTNIKKLEFGKMELNKIYGKAKVENGNLKLNHLHFTTLAANLDASLTYTAKEKQKPSLDFEFYMTDIEMGKLDEVIPALDSLLPAAKAFEGKADFRIKGKVNLTNQLDFETSSLRGIAALKAKDIMVLDGPTFRELAKTFMFKSKAKNPVKNLEVEMEFEEDDVHILPALLEIDRYRLAIGGVQHLDMTYDYHISVLKSPVPFKTGVDVSGKDFDDYDISITRAKYKYYFTDKERLLKKADSSVFRKKARILEELKFE
- a CDS encoding GatB/YqeY domain-containing protein; amino-acid sequence: MSLEKDVMTQMKAAMKAKDSAALEALRAVKGAILLAKTENSQQELTEEQEVKIVQKLVKQRKDSAQVYREQNREDLAEPEEKQIEVIAQFLPEQLSEAEIEAKVEAIIAETGADGMKDMGKVMGIASQQLAGKADGKTISIVVKQKLSN
- a CDS encoding alpha/beta hydrolase, with translation MRILYFGLVILISLQVSAQQHFTESIYRSKDRKTHVYAEKDNEELYLDVYEPENTFKNRPVFIFMHGGGFGYGSPRNDDEVKLAKIAASYGYVAVQISYRLTRKDQSFGCDFDAKGKIETFQLAAEDFLDAVNFMIDKKDQFNIDPNKIIIGGSSAGAEAVLSAAFNRDLLLKNASEYKNLKFKGILSLAGAIVDKRYIDKENAVPAIFFHGTADNLVPYATAPHHFCKKNEPGYLILDGSRSLSDKLKKLNTSYMLNTFPEAGHEISRIPFDHLQMVFQYFDDVFLNSENQQMENTF
- the bglX gene encoding beta-glucosidase BglX; translated protein: MIKKSLITLSLITGCFFAPTKSATAQITSDSKMNAKVDEILAEMTIEEKIGQLNLLNPGGGVATGAVVSDNVQQKIKDGEVGGLFGVAGPDKIRIAQDYAVNDTRLGIPLLIGSDVIHGYKTTFPIPLGTAASWDLEMIKRTAEIAAQEATADGINWNFSPMVDIARDPRWGRIAEGAGEDPYLGSQIAKAMVEGYQGDDLTKENTMIATVKHFALYGASEAGRDYNTTDMSRVKMFNEYLPPYKAAIDAGAGSVMSSFNDVDGVPATGNKWLLTDLLRDQWGFDGFVTSDYTSLNEMIAHGMGDLQAVSALALKAGLDMDMVGEGFLNTLKKSLDEGKVTEEEITTAARRILEAKYKLGLFEDPYKYLDESRPKKDILSEENRAFSRKVAAHSFVLLKKDAGVFPLNKKAKIALIGPLANNKNNMLGTWAPTGDPQLSIPVLEGMKNVAPKAKISYAQGANITDDKQFAENINVFGPRAEISETSPEKMLEEALKVAKKSDVIVAVVGEASEMSGEAASRTNLLIPESQKKMIRELAKLEKPMALVLMSGRPLNISEESEMNLDILQVWHPGVEAGNAIADVIFGDYNPSGKITASWPRNVGQVPVYYSMKRTGRPGEAEGFEKFKSEFLDVDNSPLYPFGYGLSYTNFEYSDVKASADELKMDGNITLSATITNTGDHDGEEVVQLYIHDKVRSITPPMKQLIGFEKIMLKKGESKTVTFDMSAEDLKFYNSSLEHVAEPGEFDFFIAGSSDAEFENSFMLTE
- a CDS encoding prolyl oligopeptidase family serine peptidase yields the protein MKISKIVILGLFIFFGISAEAQTDGISENQFKEKVEIPVDMGYLLYKPEGYKNSKKDYPLIVFLHGAGERGTDLQKVKVDGPFQYLKDGNEIDAVILAPQCPEGTYWQPDEVAGLIKKIIKEEHIDPSRVYLTGLSMGGYGVWATGGKYPELFAAMAPVCGAIYRPIYRNAQHLKTMPIWVFHGAMDDVVLPQNSNNMVMALKQAGNADVKYTIYPFANHNSWTETYNNPELYDWLLSQEKKK
- a CDS encoding glucoamylase family protein, whose protein sequence is MNLNKHIIYLLFLGFAFTACNDASKEKSEDKKETAQDSTKLSEEALMDTVQKQTLKYFWDFAESNSGMARERYHPNGDYGENDPDIVTTGGSGFGLMAIVAGVERGFIPRAEAVKRFDKIATFLEETPKYHGAFPHWINGRTAGTQEFGNDTKDNGGDIVETSFLAQGFLVVRQYLQDGNEEEKAVAAKFDKLWKNIEWDWYTNNKNGIFWHWSPNYEFQKNFMIEGYNECLITYIMAASSPEHAIKPEVYHDGWARSGNITTDKKAYGIPLILKFNTNGDKAGPLFWAHYSYLGLNPKGLSDRYANYWDLNVNHSNINYEYAQENPNNFKTYSENSWGLTASYTKNEDGSVGYTAHSPDDDKGVVAPTAAVSSIPYTPEKSLKAIRYFYEDQHDLLWGPAGFYDAFSLDGGDWVAERYLAIDQGPMMVMIENYRSGLIWDLFMSAPEVKNGLERLDFKR
- a CDS encoding RagB/SusD family nutrient uptake outer membrane protein, with translation MKNLRLQYKTMTKTLVVVSALLAMSCSDDYLDVKPEGQATTGSGYFQGENVEQAVVASYSHLLDYSQHSFSFSGIFSIASDDADKGSSPGDTGADKAKLDNFTHEPTDVSVAGIWGANYRGVATANTGIDIVNEPSNNLAEATIAEYQAEFKFFRAYHYFTLVKVFGGVPIITEETDPSDQEALLVRDSSEDVYNFIVEDLTEASENLPQTPAQTGRVTRGTAKTLLAKVQMYQGNWEEVLELTNEVIASGQYALHPNYEELWRIQNENTVESIFEVQGSSSENLGINNLAEHHGVRGQWGWGFDVPSQSLVDAYNAAGDDIRKDATIIFRGEEMYDNDLYDSDPNISAVVSEDAPNPYYSEKMYFGPLAANALDKNLILLRYADVLLMNAEANNELGNSSAALASLNEVRSRVELPAITTTSQSELRQTIWKERRLEFGMEFDRYFDVIRQGRGQQVFGPLGFQAGKNEVFPIPQDQISLSGGLLKQNPGY